The proteins below come from a single Fodinicola acaciae genomic window:
- a CDS encoding DHA2 family efflux MFS transporter permease subunit: MTTVTRVPAAVWRVAAVIILGSFMSNLGSSLVNVGLTTISRDLAAPLATTQWLASGYLVAFAAALPLTAWLGRRMGAGRLWLYALAAFTVSSVLCALAPTIAVLIALRLLQGLAGAMLVPTGHTIIGQLAGADRMGRVLNSTKVVSVLAPVIGPAVGGLLVSGVTWRSLFLVNAPVGLVALLFGLRLVPRGAPAAGRPLDVTGLALAAIGVPLVVYGITATGQHRGDVTFTLALGAVGVVALALFVWRSLRVPVPVLNLRLFGNPAYTAAIASVFFTGAALLGTMVLLPLYYQLIRHESVVQTGLLMLAVGSGAALSMPFGGALTDRIGGGIVSVAGLAVSLVTVLPLAFAPAGVSLVLVEALQVGTGFGLGLSAMPALSAAYKTVPVDQLPEATSEANILQRVGGSVGTAALVVALERGGSPTVDTFRDASRLLVAAVVLALAFAIWLTVEERRRAKRSGTNASRPRPGRLSPSRPPRR; this comes from the coding sequence ATGACCACCGTGACCAGAGTGCCGGCGGCGGTGTGGCGGGTGGCGGCGGTGATCATCCTCGGCTCGTTCATGTCCAACCTCGGGTCGTCGCTGGTCAACGTCGGGTTGACGACCATCAGCCGGGACCTGGCGGCGCCGCTCGCGACGACACAGTGGCTGGCGAGCGGTTATCTGGTCGCGTTCGCCGCCGCGCTGCCGCTCACCGCCTGGCTCGGCCGGCGGATGGGCGCGGGCCGCCTGTGGTTGTACGCGCTCGCCGCGTTCACCGTGTCGTCGGTTTTGTGTGCTTTAGCGCCAACGATCGCCGTGCTCATCGCCCTGCGGCTGCTGCAGGGCCTGGCCGGCGCGATGCTCGTACCCACCGGCCACACGATCATCGGACAGCTCGCCGGCGCCGACCGGATGGGCCGCGTGCTCAACTCGACCAAGGTCGTGTCCGTGCTCGCGCCGGTCATCGGGCCGGCGGTCGGCGGCCTGCTGGTCAGCGGCGTGACCTGGCGGTCGCTGTTCCTGGTCAACGCGCCGGTCGGGCTGGTCGCCCTGCTGTTCGGCCTGCGCCTGGTGCCGCGTGGCGCCCCGGCCGCCGGCCGGCCGCTCGACGTGACCGGCCTCGCGCTGGCGGCGATCGGCGTACCGCTGGTCGTCTACGGCATCACGGCGACCGGCCAGCACCGCGGTGACGTGACCTTCACCCTGGCGTTGGGAGCCGTCGGTGTCGTGGCGCTGGCCCTGTTCGTGTGGCGGAGCCTGCGGGTCCCCGTACCCGTGCTCAACCTGCGCCTTTTCGGCAATCCGGCCTACACCGCGGCGATCGCGTCGGTCTTCTTCACCGGCGCCGCGCTGCTGGGCACCATGGTCCTGCTGCCGCTCTACTACCAGCTGATCCGACACGAGAGCGTCGTCCAGACCGGCCTGCTCATGCTTGCCGTCGGCAGCGGCGCGGCCCTGTCCATGCCGTTCGGTGGAGCGCTCACCGACCGGATCGGCGGCGGGATCGTCAGCGTCGCGGGCCTCGCGGTCAGCCTCGTCACCGTGCTCCCGCTCGCGTTCGCTCCGGCCGGCGTGAGCCTGGTCCTGGTGGAGGCGCTGCAGGTCGGCACCGGCTTCGGGCTGGGCCTGTCCGCGATGCCGGCACTGTCCGCGGCGTACAAGACGGTGCCGGTCGACCAGCTGCCCGAGGCAACGTCGGAAGCCAACATCCTGCAGCGGGTGGGCGGCTCGGTCGGCACGGCCGCCCTTGTCGTGGCGCTGGAACGGGGCGGCAGCCCCACGGTCGACACCTTCCGCGACGCCAGCCGGCTGCTCGTCGCAGCCGTCGTGCTCGCGTTGGCGTTCGCGATCTGGCTGACCGTGGAGGAACGGCGGCGCGCTAAGAGATCGGGAACGAACGCGAGTCGGCCGCGACCCGGCCGGCTGAGTCCTTCACGACCGCCACGACGGTGA
- a CDS encoding MarR family winged helix-turn-helix transcriptional regulator, with protein sequence MARSERPGVLLNKPLFAISRLGRVVRDGIKEAFDREKLSWRGYIVLECLAGHGPMAQRELSDLIAMDPSDLVKLLDELERAGEVRRDADPADRRRRLLSLAPGGARALERGERVVERATAEILGRLDAQERASLHRLALRALGAEKPAKVDI encoded by the coding sequence GTGGCAAGAAGCGAGCGTCCGGGCGTCCTGCTGAACAAGCCGCTGTTCGCGATCTCCCGGCTCGGCCGGGTGGTGCGGGACGGCATCAAGGAGGCCTTCGACCGGGAAAAGCTGTCCTGGCGGGGCTACATCGTGCTGGAATGCCTCGCCGGCCATGGCCCGATGGCGCAGCGGGAGCTGTCCGACCTGATCGCGATGGATCCCAGCGACCTGGTCAAGCTCCTCGACGAGCTGGAGCGAGCTGGCGAGGTGCGACGCGACGCCGATCCCGCGGATCGCCGCCGGCGGTTGCTGTCCCTCGCGCCGGGCGGCGCCCGGGCGCTGGAGCGCGGCGAGCGCGTCGTGGAGCGGGCGACCGCGGAGATCCTGGGGCGCCTCGACGCCCAGGAGCGGGCCTCGTTGCACCGGTTGGCGTTGCGCGCGCTTGGCGCGGAGAAACCGGCAAAGGTGGATATTTAG
- the coaA gene encoding type I pantothenate kinase has translation MALSVPPAAVTREFTSLYVEHDRAEWRALAESEPLPLTLTEIERLRGLGDHLDLDEVATVYLPLSRLLSMYVANTQRLWDAQRRFLNSAEPKVPFVIAVAGSVAVGKSTTARLLQALLSRWPDHPRVELVTTDGFLHPNATLIARNLLHRKGFPEAYDRRALVRFLAEVKAGRSEVNAPVYSHLTYDIVPGQVQKVRQPDILILEGLNVLQHGSDITGRPPKVFLSDFFDFSVYVDAAEHDVKSWYVNRFLKLRETAFRDPSSYFRRYAELSRDQAVATAESLWDQINGPNLRQNIAPSRSRARLVLTKGADHTVRRIRLRRL, from the coding sequence ATGGCTCTTTCCGTGCCGCCCGCCGCGGTTACCCGGGAGTTCACCTCGCTTTACGTCGAGCACGACCGGGCCGAGTGGCGCGCGCTGGCCGAGTCCGAGCCGCTGCCGCTGACCCTCACCGAGATCGAGCGGCTGCGCGGTCTGGGCGACCACCTCGACCTGGACGAGGTCGCGACGGTCTACCTGCCGCTGTCCCGGCTGCTGAGCATGTACGTGGCCAACACGCAGCGGCTCTGGGACGCGCAACGGCGCTTCCTCAACTCGGCGGAGCCGAAGGTGCCGTTCGTGATCGCGGTCGCCGGCTCGGTCGCGGTCGGCAAGTCGACCACGGCCAGGCTCCTGCAGGCGTTGCTGTCCCGCTGGCCGGACCATCCGCGCGTGGAGTTGGTCACCACCGACGGCTTCCTGCATCCCAACGCCACGCTCATCGCGCGCAACCTGCTGCACCGCAAGGGTTTCCCGGAGGCGTACGACCGGCGCGCGCTGGTGCGCTTCCTGGCCGAGGTGAAGGCCGGTCGGTCCGAGGTCAACGCGCCGGTCTACTCGCACCTCACCTACGACATCGTGCCGGGACAGGTGCAGAAAGTGCGCCAGCCGGACATCCTCATCCTGGAGGGCCTCAACGTCCTGCAGCACGGCAGCGACATCACCGGCCGGCCGCCGAAGGTCTTCCTGAGCGACTTCTTCGACTTCTCCGTGTACGTGGACGCGGCCGAGCACGACGTGAAGTCGTGGTACGTGAACCGGTTCCTCAAGCTGCGCGAGACCGCCTTCCGCGACCCCAGCTCGTACTTTCGCCGCTATGCCGAGCTGTCCCGCGACCAGGCGGTCGCCACCGCGGAGTCGCTGTGGGACCAGATCAACGGCCCCAACCTGCGGCAGAACATCGCGCCGTCGCGTTCGCGCGCGCGGCTCGTACTCACCAAAGGCGCCGACCACACCGTCCGCCGCATCCGCCTCCGCCGGCTGTAG
- the rplM gene encoding 50S ribosomal protein L13, with protein sequence MRTYSPKPGDVKRQWLVIDATDVVLGRLATQVAQLLRGKHKAVFAPHADTGDFVIVVNADKIALTGAKREQKVAYRHSGYPGGLKRTPYAELLEQRPEKAVELAVRGMLPKNTLGRQQLRKLKVYAGPEHPHQAQQPVDFQITQVAQ encoded by the coding sequence GTGCGTACGTACAGCCCGAAGCCGGGTGACGTGAAGCGTCAGTGGCTGGTCATCGACGCCACCGACGTGGTGCTGGGACGGCTCGCCACCCAGGTTGCCCAGTTGCTGCGGGGCAAGCACAAGGCGGTCTTCGCGCCGCACGCGGACACCGGCGATTTCGTGATCGTGGTGAACGCCGACAAGATCGCGCTGACCGGTGCCAAGCGCGAGCAGAAGGTGGCCTACCGGCACTCCGGCTATCCCGGTGGCCTCAAGCGCACGCCGTACGCGGAGCTGCTGGAGCAGCGTCCGGAGAAGGCGGTCGAGCTGGCCGTCCGCGGCATGCTGCCGAAGAACACCCTCGGCCGCCAGCAGCTGCGCAAGCTCAAGGTCTACGCCGGCCCGGAGCACCCGCACCAGGCCCAGCAGCCGGTCGATTTCCAGATCACCCAGGTCGCGCAGTAG
- the rpsI gene encoding 30S ribosomal protein S9 — protein sequence MSRSPRSRSRPVQESRRSHSVTTPTVAGAPVQTVGRRKEAIVRVRLVPGTGTFSLNGKTLEAYFPNKVHQQLVSEPFVTLERTEQYDVIARLAGGGVSGQAGALRLAIARALVELDADDRPALKRAGFLTRDARVKERKKYGLKKARKAPQYSKR from the coding sequence ATTTCCAGATCACCCAGGTCGCGCAGTAGACCTGTCCAGGAGTCAAGGAGAAGTCACAGCGTGACCACCCCCACAGTCGCCGGAGCCCCGGTGCAGACCGTCGGTCGCCGCAAGGAGGCCATCGTCCGGGTCCGGCTCGTTCCGGGCACCGGCACGTTCTCGCTCAACGGCAAGACCCTTGAGGCGTACTTCCCGAACAAGGTCCACCAGCAGCTGGTCAGCGAGCCGTTCGTGACGCTCGAGCGCACCGAGCAGTACGACGTCATCGCCCGGCTGGCCGGTGGCGGCGTCTCCGGCCAGGCCGGCGCGCTCCGGCTGGCGATCGCTCGCGCGCTCGTCGAGCTGGACGCCGACGACCGTCCGGCGCTCAAGCGGGCCGGCTTCCTCACCCGTGACGCGCGGGTGAAGGAGCGGAAGAAGTACGGCCTGAAGAAGGCCCGCAAGGCGCCGCAGTACTCCAAGCGGTAG
- the glmM gene encoding phosphoglucosamine mutase, whose protein sequence is MARLFGTDGLRGLANGDLTPELATAVSVATAHVLATAAAGPRPVAVVGRDPRASGEMLEAAVCAGISAAGTDVLRVGVLPTPAIAHLVADTDADFGIVVSASHNPMPDNGIKVFARGGAKLADEIEDEIQTALEENASREWTRPVGSGIGRIRDLPDGRDRYLAYLAAAVPNRLDGLKVVVDCAHGASAGIAPRLYEQAGAEVIAIGNEPDGLNINDGVGATHLAPLRKAVVEHGADVGIAHDGDADRCLAVAADGSPVDGDAIMAILAVAMKEAGMLAGDTLVATVMSNLGLHLAMREHDIDVLTTAVGDRYVLEALRDKGLSLGGEQSGHVVLPAYAPTGDGLLTAVMLLARMAATKQSLAELAAVMTRLPQELVNVAVKDKAAAAASPDVAAAVHAAEDELGGRGRVLLRPSGTERLIRVMVEAATAGQAKTLADRIADVVKTAS, encoded by the coding sequence ATGGCGCGACTTTTCGGCACCGACGGCCTGCGTGGGCTGGCGAACGGTGATCTGACTCCAGAGCTGGCGACCGCGGTGTCGGTCGCCACCGCCCACGTACTGGCAACGGCGGCGGCCGGTCCGCGTCCGGTCGCGGTGGTCGGCCGCGACCCGCGAGCCTCCGGCGAGATGCTGGAGGCGGCGGTCTGCGCCGGCATCAGCGCGGCCGGCACCGACGTGCTCCGCGTCGGAGTGTTGCCGACGCCGGCCATCGCGCACCTGGTGGCCGACACCGACGCCGACTTCGGCATCGTCGTGTCCGCCAGCCACAACCCGATGCCGGACAACGGCATCAAGGTCTTCGCACGCGGCGGCGCCAAGCTGGCCGACGAGATCGAGGACGAGATCCAGACCGCGCTGGAGGAGAACGCCTCGCGCGAGTGGACCCGGCCGGTCGGCTCCGGCATCGGCCGGATCCGCGACCTGCCGGACGGGCGCGACCGCTACCTGGCCTACCTGGCCGCCGCCGTACCGAACCGGCTGGACGGCCTGAAGGTCGTCGTCGACTGCGCGCACGGCGCCTCGGCCGGCATCGCGCCGCGGCTGTACGAACAGGCCGGCGCCGAGGTGATCGCGATCGGCAACGAGCCGGACGGCCTGAACATCAACGACGGTGTCGGTGCCACTCACCTCGCGCCGCTGCGTAAGGCGGTCGTCGAGCACGGCGCCGACGTGGGCATCGCGCACGACGGCGACGCCGACCGCTGCCTGGCGGTCGCCGCCGACGGCAGCCCGGTGGACGGCGACGCGATCATGGCGATCCTGGCGGTCGCGATGAAGGAGGCCGGCATGCTCGCCGGCGACACGCTGGTCGCCACCGTGATGAGCAACCTCGGCCTGCACCTGGCGATGCGCGAGCACGACATCGACGTGCTGACCACGGCCGTCGGCGACCGGTACGTGCTGGAGGCGCTGCGCGACAAGGGCCTCTCGCTCGGCGGTGAGCAGAGCGGTCACGTCGTGCTGCCGGCGTACGCGCCGACCGGCGACGGTCTGCTGACCGCGGTGATGCTGCTGGCCAGGATGGCCGCCACCAAGCAGTCGCTGGCCGAGCTCGCCGCGGTGATGACCCGGCTGCCGCAGGAGCTGGTCAACGTGGCGGTGAAGGACAAGGCCGCCGCGGCCGCGTCGCCGGACGTGGCGGCCGCCGTACACGCCGCCGAGGACGAGCTCGGGGGCCGCGGCCGCGTGCTGCTGCGGCCGTCCGGCACCGAGCGGCTGATCCGGGTGATGGTCGAGGCGGCGACCGCCGGCCAGGCCAAGACGCTGGCTGACCGGATCGCCGACGTGGTCAAGACCGCGAGCTAG
- a CDS encoding nitroreductase family deazaflavin-dependent oxidoreductase — MAVADDLDRATDSQWDWVADQTRRYLASGGTDGHESNGVYTLVLATTGRRTGQPRRTCLIYGTSGDDFVVVASKGGADQDPEWLKNLLAEPSVGVQVGPRRFTARARIASPAEREPLWTQMARIFPLYEEYAQKTDRVIPIVLLTPR; from the coding sequence ATGGCTGTCGCCGATGACCTCGACCGCGCCACCGACTCGCAGTGGGACTGGGTCGCCGACCAGACGCGGAGATATCTGGCCTCCGGGGGCACCGACGGACACGAGTCCAACGGCGTCTACACCCTCGTTCTCGCCACCACCGGCCGCCGAACCGGGCAGCCGCGACGGACCTGCCTGATCTACGGCACCTCCGGCGACGACTTCGTGGTCGTCGCTTCCAAGGGCGGCGCCGACCAGGATCCGGAGTGGTTGAAGAATCTGCTGGCCGAGCCGAGCGTCGGCGTACAGGTCGGCCCACGCCGGTTCACCGCACGCGCTCGGATCGCGTCGCCGGCCGAGCGCGAGCCGCTCTGGACTCAGATGGCGCGCATCTTCCCGCTCTATGAGGAGTACGCGCAGAAGACCGACCGGGTGATCCCGATCGTCCTGCTCACACCTAGATGA
- a CDS encoding YciI family protein produces MKYLLLKHYRGGPTPAVDYPPMDRWTPEEVDAHLQFMRDFAARLEETGEFVETQALLTEGAFVRSGGPGQPPVTDGPFAETKDLIAGWYVIDVESWDRAVELAGELSAAPGPGGKPICEWLEVRPFFAAAPAE; encoded by the coding sequence ATGAAATACCTGCTGCTCAAGCACTATCGCGGCGGTCCGACCCCGGCTGTCGACTATCCGCCGATGGACCGGTGGACCCCGGAGGAGGTCGACGCGCACCTCCAGTTCATGCGCGACTTCGCGGCGCGGCTGGAGGAGACCGGCGAGTTCGTCGAGACCCAAGCGCTGCTGACCGAAGGCGCGTTCGTACGCTCTGGCGGCCCCGGCCAGCCGCCGGTGACCGACGGCCCGTTCGCCGAGACCAAGGACCTCATCGCCGGCTGGTACGTCATCGACGTGGAGTCGTGGGACCGCGCGGTCGAGCTGGCCGGCGAGCTGTCCGCCGCGCCAGGCCCCGGCGGGAAGCCGATCTGCGAATGGCTGGAGGTCCGGCCGTTCTTCGCCGCCGCGCCGGCCGAGTGA
- a CDS encoding RNA polymerase sigma factor gives MNEALLRQLVPAVIGVLVRRGADFASAEDAVQEALIRALDSWPQDPPRDPKGWLVAAAWRKFLDATRAETSRRGRELAVELEPPAGPVPADDDTLRLYFLCAHPTLPQGSAVALTLRAVGGLTTRQIAAAYLVPEATMAQRISRAKRRIAGASFDQPGDLATVLRVLYLVFNEGYGGHVDLAAEAIRLTRQLVALTAEPEVSGLLALMLLHHARRASRTGPGGRLVPLAEQDRTRWDTGLITEGVAILQAALARDRLGEYQAQAAIAALHADAQTAAETDWAQIVEWYDELLLLTGSPVVRLNRAVAVGEAQGPRAGLAALADVSPDLPRYAAVTAYLCERSGDLERAADLYAEAARAATSVPERDHLTREAARVRQLLRR, from the coding sequence GTGAACGAGGCACTGCTGCGCCAGCTCGTACCAGCGGTGATCGGTGTCCTGGTCCGGCGCGGAGCGGACTTCGCGTCGGCCGAGGACGCCGTGCAGGAGGCGCTGATCCGCGCGTTGGACAGCTGGCCGCAGGACCCGCCGCGCGACCCGAAGGGGTGGCTGGTGGCGGCCGCGTGGCGCAAGTTTCTGGATGCCACCCGTGCCGAGACCTCGCGGCGCGGACGCGAGCTCGCCGTGGAGCTCGAACCTCCGGCCGGTCCGGTGCCGGCCGACGACGACACGCTGCGGCTGTATTTCCTCTGCGCGCATCCCACCCTGCCGCAGGGTTCCGCGGTCGCCTTGACGCTGCGCGCGGTCGGTGGCCTGACCACGCGGCAGATCGCGGCGGCCTATCTCGTGCCGGAGGCGACCATGGCGCAGCGGATCAGCCGCGCCAAACGGCGGATCGCCGGGGCGTCCTTCGACCAGCCCGGTGATCTCGCGACCGTGTTGCGCGTGCTCTACCTGGTCTTCAACGAGGGCTACGGCGGACACGTCGATCTGGCGGCCGAGGCGATCCGGCTGACCCGCCAGCTCGTCGCCCTGACCGCCGAGCCGGAGGTCTCCGGACTGCTCGCGCTCATGCTGCTGCACCACGCCCGCCGCGCGTCTCGTACGGGTCCGGGCGGTCGGCTGGTGCCGCTCGCCGAGCAGGACCGGACGCGCTGGGACACCGGCCTGATCACCGAAGGCGTGGCGATCCTGCAGGCTGCGCTCGCCCGCGACCGGCTCGGCGAATACCAGGCGCAGGCCGCCATCGCCGCCTTGCACGCCGACGCGCAGACCGCCGCGGAGACCGACTGGGCGCAGATCGTGGAGTGGTACGACGAGCTGCTCCTGCTCACCGGCAGTCCGGTGGTGCGGCTCAACCGCGCGGTCGCGGTCGGCGAGGCCCAGGGGCCGCGGGCCGGTCTGGCGGCGCTCGCCGACGTGAGCCCCGACCTGCCCCGCTATGCGGCGGTGACGGCGTACCTGTGCGAGCGCTCCGGTGACCTGGAGCGCGCCGCCGACCTGTACGCCGAGGCCGCTCGCGCGGCCACCAGCGTGCCGGAGCGGGACCACCTGACCCGAGAGGCGGCGCGGGTGAGGCAGCTGTTGCGCCGCTGA
- a CDS encoding ABC transporter ATP-binding protein has product MTTAIRIRGLTKRFGQLYAVAGIDLDVPAGSFFGLVGPNGAGKTTTLSMATGLLVPDAGTVTIHGADVWSEPVEAKRRIGVLPEGLRLFERLTGAEMLAYTGRLRGLPGDEVDRRAAELLKVLDLSAAAGKLVADYSTGMRKKITLAAAMLHSPQVLLLDEPMEAVDPVSARVIADVLRRYTAGGGTVVLSSHVMALVEQLCDTVAVMAGGRIAAAGTVADVRAGHQHLEDAFLHLVGARGSSEGELAWLRSSSS; this is encoded by the coding sequence ATGACTACGGCAATTCGGATCCGCGGCCTGACCAAACGGTTCGGTCAGCTGTACGCGGTCGCCGGCATCGACCTGGACGTCCCCGCCGGCAGTTTCTTCGGCCTGGTCGGCCCCAACGGCGCCGGCAAGACCACCACGCTGTCGATGGCGACCGGCCTGCTGGTGCCCGACGCCGGCACCGTGACGATCCACGGCGCGGACGTCTGGTCCGAGCCGGTCGAGGCGAAGCGGCGGATCGGCGTGCTGCCGGAGGGGTTGCGGCTGTTCGAGCGGCTGACCGGCGCCGAGATGCTGGCCTACACCGGACGGCTTCGGGGGCTGCCCGGTGACGAGGTGGACCGCCGCGCGGCCGAGCTGCTCAAGGTGCTCGACCTGTCGGCGGCGGCCGGCAAGCTGGTCGCCGACTATTCGACCGGCATGCGCAAGAAGATCACCCTGGCCGCCGCGATGCTGCACAGTCCGCAGGTGTTGTTGCTGGACGAGCCGATGGAGGCGGTCGACCCGGTGTCGGCGCGGGTGATCGCCGACGTGCTGCGCCGCTACACCGCCGGCGGCGGCACGGTCGTCCTGTCCAGTCACGTCATGGCGCTGGTCGAGCAGCTGTGCGACACGGTCGCGGTGATGGCCGGTGGCCGGATCGCGGCTGCCGGCACGGTGGCGGACGTACGCGCCGGTCACCAGCATCTGGAGGACGCGTTCCTGCACCTGGTCGGTGCGCGCGGATCGAGTGAGGGAGAGCTGGCGTGGCTGCGGTCTTCCTCCAGCTGA